One stretch of Thioclava sp. GXIMD4216 DNA includes these proteins:
- a CDS encoding DUF4123 domain-containing protein, whose product MQLQPEIMDLTPRDTSALLDLLFQDGREVFVMLDGALLPDLPERLQSHPHEACCLIPSSEEETANALPWIARIERHDALLRDLLSDKMPSGMWSIDPGLFFLSTKSLLELTRHLRKFHRPRVAERKSALFLRYWEPGLLGQLLKAGIPHIQALISPDISVVSRVGSDVYKFTAMEEAWDRPGQLTTEHVRQIGQMLTMRRRSALSDKIIETFPDHVSHLKRAAVEREVQDAWMSANDFGLRNGQIRAKFIITAVALAPGFHRHEIIETMFRQSPDPDQTFRDYDTVIKRRFTAMAKEERD is encoded by the coding sequence ATGCAGCTTCAGCCCGAAATTATGGATCTCACACCAAGAGATACGAGTGCTCTTTTGGACCTTCTGTTCCAAGACGGGCGCGAGGTCTTTGTCATGTTGGACGGCGCTTTGCTCCCAGACTTACCGGAGAGACTGCAGTCGCACCCTCATGAAGCATGCTGCCTGATCCCATCATCAGAAGAAGAAACTGCAAACGCACTGCCATGGATCGCGCGCATAGAGCGTCACGACGCTCTACTGCGGGATCTTCTCTCTGACAAAATGCCATCTGGAATGTGGTCCATAGACCCAGGGCTGTTTTTTCTATCGACAAAAAGCCTGTTGGAGCTGACACGCCATTTAAGAAAATTCCACAGACCCCGCGTTGCAGAACGCAAGTCTGCGCTTTTCCTGCGGTATTGGGAGCCCGGGTTACTTGGGCAACTACTGAAAGCTGGCATCCCACATATACAAGCACTCATCTCACCAGACATTTCGGTGGTCAGCCGGGTCGGGTCGGATGTGTACAAGTTTACCGCCATGGAAGAGGCGTGGGATCGACCCGGACAGCTGACTACAGAGCACGTTCGGCAAATCGGCCAAATGCTTACAATGCGCCGTCGGAGTGCCTTGTCAGACAAGATCATCGAGACCTTTCCAGATCATGTCTCTCACCTCAAACGCGCGGCTGTCGAACGCGAGGTTCAGGATGCATGGATGAGTGCAAACGACTTTGGGCTACGTAACGGACAGATACGTGCAAAATTCATCATCACGGCTGTCGCACTGGCTCCAGGTTTTCACAGACACGAAATTATAGAGACTATGTTTCGTCAATCTCCTGACCCGGATCAGACCTTCAGAGATTACGACACCGTCATTAAGCGTCGCTTCACCGCCATGGCAAAAGAGGAGCGCGATTAA
- a CDS encoding Tox-REase-5 domain-containing protein gives MVLPAVVWGGIWVAGAIGARLAARQVIRTVVRRAAQMAASRAAQAAYRAAVTAGTLSPEDYTDIDNQFADDQAKADALAKEMEATCAADPAKCEACEANRGHPLARNWNMSARARQYQQFITGFPRGVEYNYNGVYFDGFWQPICTLVEAKDNYAFMLVVQTDDGGFFSDASITSVDWRFKRAAGDPAAKIQLVGEARRQDGAARPRPPIQLQWHCAQISLVIILTKEFQSAGVPIVPIYTPNPNHADPHSGYIQE, from the coding sequence ATGGTTCTGCCTGCTGTCGTCTGGGGAGGAATCTGGGTTGCTGGCGCGATTGGCGCGCGCTTGGCTGCACGGCAAGTCATTCGCACGGTCGTCCGCCGCGCCGCACAGATGGCCGCGAGCAGGGCAGCACAAGCGGCCTATCGCGCGGCCGTTACAGCGGGCACACTTTCACCGGAAGACTATACCGACATCGATAACCAGTTTGCAGACGATCAAGCGAAGGCAGACGCGCTCGCTAAAGAGATGGAAGCCACTTGTGCAGCAGACCCTGCTAAATGCGAAGCATGTGAGGCCAATCGAGGACACCCCCTTGCGCGAAACTGGAACATGTCAGCCCGCGCAAGACAGTATCAGCAATTCATCACCGGTTTTCCGCGCGGAGTAGAATACAACTATAATGGCGTCTATTTCGACGGTTTCTGGCAACCGATCTGTACGCTGGTCGAGGCCAAAGACAATTATGCTTTCATGTTAGTTGTGCAGACCGATGATGGCGGATTTTTCAGCGATGCTTCCATCACGTCCGTAGATTGGCGTTTCAAACGAGCAGCAGGTGATCCCGCCGCAAAAATACAGTTGGTTGGCGAGGCTAGGCGGCAAGACGGAGCTGCACGCCCGCGTCCGCCCATTCAGCTACAATGGCACTGCGCCCAAATATCTCTGGTCATTATTCTCACCAAAGAATTCCAGTCTGCAGGAGTGCCGATTGTGCCTATCTACACACCAAATCCGAACCATGCAGACCCACATAGTGGCTATATTCAGGAGTAA
- a CDS encoding Imm52 family immunity protein, with protein sequence MYRIAGFTPGVRAASDIDAIREEFDRIIRLANHVRSLHPLFGRFGVMDTEISARGQALMDKMSLQDDQSAEDIAELDRLSAAPNTTFLFDAPENFLKSMITAHQRKTVDDPDAPISLSVRTDGTYEGEIERVVYCNGRDFGSITLQMPMHDNTDFWYQNWTVMRDIMFGVMDIWKVDWIVAQPTMYVGLQKNLFHDRRSFGWMGWTPQDLSRGANSALARMEPHKSGTFMLLQERMMTMKAPDIDACNKAEAYLLDRGALALL encoded by the coding sequence ATGTACAGAATTGCGGGTTTTACACCCGGTGTTCGGGCCGCCAGCGACATTGATGCAATCCGCGAAGAGTTCGACCGCATCATACGGCTTGCAAATCATGTACGCTCCTTACATCCGTTGTTCGGGCGGTTCGGCGTAATGGACACAGAGATCAGCGCACGCGGGCAAGCGCTCATGGATAAAATGAGCCTTCAGGATGATCAAAGTGCTGAAGATATTGCCGAACTTGACCGCTTGTCCGCCGCTCCGAATACGACATTTCTTTTCGATGCGCCCGAGAATTTCCTCAAATCCATGATTACAGCGCATCAACGCAAAACAGTAGATGACCCTGACGCACCCATATCATTATCCGTGCGCACGGATGGCACCTATGAGGGCGAGATTGAACGCGTGGTGTACTGCAACGGTCGAGATTTCGGCAGTATCACGCTCCAAATGCCCATGCACGATAACACAGACTTCTGGTATCAGAACTGGACGGTCATGCGTGATATCATGTTCGGGGTCATGGATATCTGGAAAGTCGACTGGATCGTCGCCCAACCGACCATGTATGTCGGGTTACAGAAAAACCTCTTCCACGATCGCCGGTCATTTGGGTGGATGGGCTGGACACCGCAAGACCTGTCCCGTGGGGCAAACTCTGCTCTGGCCAGAATGGAGCCTCACAAAAGCGGTACGTTCATGCTTCTTCAGGAGCGGATGATGACCATGAAAGCGCCGGATATCGACGCCTGCAACAAGGCAGAGGCCTATCTTTTGGATCGCGGGGCCTTGGCGCTCCTGTAG